In Macrobrachium rosenbergii isolate ZJJX-2024 chromosome 19, ASM4041242v1, whole genome shotgun sequence, the following are encoded in one genomic region:
- the LOC136848484 gene encoding uncharacterized protein, which translates to MSSNAVSPIIYDLQQSLGDFSLRHYAQGYNLQHLIKNLDFKVIGWLALATVAAIFLIDLFNRSYPNYARSLAFTAADFWENNKVHLGFANDGRGSRSLEPLTEVLDALASSVKKWEKPQEERSRSV; encoded by the exons ATGTCATCGAACGCCGTCAGCCCCATCATCTACGACCTGCAGCAGAGCCTGGGCGACTTCAGCCTGAGGCACTATGCCCAGGGGTATAACCTCCAGCACCTCATCAAAAACCTTGACTTCAAGGTCATAGGATGGCTAGCTCTGGCCACAGTGGCAGCCATATTCCTGATCGACCTCTTCAACAGATCCTATCCCAATTACGCAAGGAGCCTAGCTTTCACTGCCGCCGATTTCTGGGAAAACAACAAAGTTCATTTGGGTTTTGCGAACGATGGTCGTGGAAG tCGATCCCTGGAACCTCTGACCGAAGTTTTGGACGCCTTGGCTTCCTCCGTCAAGAAATGGGAAAAACCTCAAGAGGAGAGGAGCCGTTCtgtttga